DNA from Evansella sp. LMS18:
TTAACTACTTTTTTTTCATTATTAGATATTTGGTATAATATAGCTTCTGTAGCAGTAGAAATATATAAAAAGCTATTATAACCAAGATTATTAAAAGCCTTACATTGTGAATGTATTTTTTTTACGAACCCTAATGCTTCACTGTCTTCTCTAATAAAAGCAATATATAATAGATTACCCTTCAATTATTTCTCCCTCCCCTTTACCGATATTTCCACAGTAGAAACTTTAGTAAAGTATAAAAATGCTTTGTATTTTAATAGAGATTACCTAGTATCCCTTATAAATTAATACTAAGCGGATTATGTGGAAAATTGTTATGGATTACTCTTTTTGTGTAAAATGGAATAAATTACATTATTAAAACAAAACAGCATAGTAAAAACGGCAATATGACTTACTGCAAATGAAGTTGTGGATAATAAATCCCCTCTATTCATAAAGAAGAAGATTGATATTAAAAAGGGATAAATGATTGCTAAATATGTTTCTGCAGAAGTGCCCATTTTAACATTTTCCCAATAAGTTTTGTCCAAAACAAAAGTAACTTTGCCAATAAGGAAACCTACAAGAATTACACCTATTAAGGCAAAATTAATATAAGCTTCAGCTACTAACGGAGAAGATACATTTAAAAAAGTGGCTCCTTGAGCTTCTCTAACTGTATATCCGCTACCCAAAGGCTTATCCGCCCAAATAGATCGAGGTACATAAAACAATAAAGGACCTAGAAATTGATACCCCAAACTCACTCCATATTCAGTAACATGACGCACAGTATTTACTACCATTGAGAACGCATCATAGTGCCCTGAAAGAAAAACCTCAGGAAGATTCCTAAATACCTCGATTACTTCTTCCAAGTTTAAAGTCTCAAAAGATTCATGCCTAAACAAGTCTAATACTGGAAAAACGAAGATAAATCCTGTGAGAAATGTAATAATAAACTTCTTGTTGTATCTCAAGTTATCGAAGATTAAAATTAGCATCCCCAGATACACTATAGCCACATTAAAACGAGCCATCCCAAATATAGGATTTACAATCAATAGGAAAGCAATCTGAATAAACAGTAGATATTTGAAGTTCCCTTTTAATTTCTTGTAATATAAAACTGTGAGAGCAGTACTATATACAACCATGTTACCAAAGAAATAGGTAGTAAATGAAGATTCCCCAGCAGTTTCTCCCTGAAATACCTCACCGGCTGTTGATCTAGAAAATAAAGCTGAAAATCCTCCTGCAATGAGGATATAAAGAGTTATAATTAAACTCACTATCATTAACAAAAAAATGGTATATTTATTATGTTTAATCTTTGTATTAAGCAATGAAGTTAACGCTTTATAACCACTGTTTTGTTTTTTTATTACAACTACTGTTCCACAATAAAATGAAAGCATCCAAATGATTATAATAAGTAAAACGTAATTTAATGTAGATGGTTCTATTTGTAACGAATAAACGTGTTGATTATTAATATACTGAGTAAAACCCGCAATAAAAAAAAAGATAAAGCAGAAAACCCAATGCATCAGTTGTAATGAAAAAGATCTTTTTATTATTTCTGTAACAATGTTTCCAAGAGAAAATACTCCAATAAATAAAAACATAAATATAGACAATAAATTAATATTAGTAAAATTAGAGTTCAAAATTACAAAAACACTAAAAATTATGAGACTTAGTACTATTAAATATATCTTTAGAATCCCTGCTAAACTATTTTTCACTTTCAAATTATCCATTTCCTCATTCCTTCAGCCAGATATTCTGACCTCTACTTTAATATTTTTGAGGGAACAATGCAGCCTCAATAAGATCCCCCTTATAATATTTAAAATTATTTAAAGTGACAACTGTGTTGTTTTTTCGTTTATTTGCTATTGAATTGTGCATTAACTCAGCTAATTCTTCTGCATTGAAAGGGTTGAAAAAAATAGCATTTTCATATTCATCTAATATTTCATGAGAAAAAGAACAATCCGAGGCCAGCACATGACTGTTGTGCATCTTTGCTTCTAACATTGGAAGCCCAAAAGTCTCTATATAAGAGGGGAAAATCAAAACTGACTTAGTATAATATTCAAATACGCGTTCCCTAGAAATACTGCCTATAAATTTTATAGGTAATTGTTTTTCTAGTGTTTCTTCATAGAGCTTTACAGCAAGAGCATTTTCATTACCCTCTAAGGTGAAAATGACTTGATAATTTTTAATATTTTTTTCCTTTAATATTTTACATGCCTCTACTATTATCTGATGATTTTTATATGTTAGAGCACTAGAAGGGTAAAAGAAAGTAGACCGAGTTTGTTTGTTTTCTTGAAAATAATCTTTTATATGAACATTAATCTTAGGAGGCACTATAATTATCTTCTCTTCGTTTACACTGGATTTTTTCATAATAGCTTTTTTAAACCAATTTGT
Protein-coding regions in this window:
- a CDS encoding O-antigen polymerase; translated protein: MDNLKVKNSLAGILKIYLIVLSLIIFSVFVILNSNFTNINLLSIFMFLFIGVFSLGNIVTEIIKRSFSLQLMHWVFCFIFFFIAGFTQYINNQHVYSLQIEPSTLNYVLLIIIIWMLSFYCGTVVVIKKQNSGYKALTSLLNTKIKHNKYTIFLLMIVSLIITLYILIAGGFSALFSRSTAGEVFQGETAGESSFTTYFFGNMVVYSTALTVLYYKKLKGNFKYLLFIQIAFLLIVNPIFGMARFNVAIVYLGMLILIFDNLRYNKKFIITFLTGFIFVFPVLDLFRHESFETLNLEEVIEVFRNLPEVFLSGHYDAFSMVVNTVRHVTEYGVSLGYQFLGPLLFYVPRSIWADKPLGSGYTVREAQGATFLNVSSPLVAEAYINFALIGVILVGFLIGKVTFVLDKTYWENVKMGTSAETYLAIIYPFLISIFFFMNRGDLLSTTSFAVSHIAVFTMLFCFNNVIYSILHKKSNP
- a CDS encoding glycosyltransferase, whose protein sequence is MRIMVFDVPAEHGGALSVLTEFYNEVKEYEDKNINWIFVLSTPHFKEANNIKIIRFPWIKKSWWHRLYFDYIVAPKLVKKYKVNKIISLQNVIIPKTKVSQTVYVHQSLPFVEYRFSFTENKIFWLYQNVISKIILKSIRKADKVIVQTNWFKKAIMKKSSVNEEKIIIVPPKINVHIKDYFQENKQTRSTFFYPSSALTYKNHQIIVEACKILKEKNIKNYQVIFTLEGNENALAVKLYEETLEKQLPIKFIGSISRERVFEYYTKSVLIFPSYIETFGLPMLEAKMHNSHVLASDCSFSHEILDEYENAIFFNPFNAEELAELMHNSIANKRKNNTVVTLNNFKYYKGDLIEAALFPQKY